A portion of the Desulfosoma caldarium genome contains these proteins:
- a CDS encoding 4Fe-4S binding protein, with amino-acid sequence MSGSAGKSFNEIHDRDFGVQIVLCRCPERHGHLDLDLVARQLRADGFAVRVVDTLCDRQSFLQDVVTPLREHRKRLILGACSYSLIGDLLEQTLGAEANLSWSLIDLKETRDAPALCGAIQARLRAVEQAASSRGSAFRGHGNARSLFRPLGDKAPRRVLVVGGGVGGCQAALDLAGMNIPVTVVEAEDSLGGAMARLDKTFPTLDCSICILGPRLVDTASHPNITVWASSRVRRISGRPGHFLAEIEHRPRYVDMTLCSGCGACAEVCPVIVPSAWNAGLRPRKAIGIVFEQAVPLRAAIEKAYCIECGLCVKACEREAIRLDEKPRISRLHAAAIILSEGARLFDAARLGSYGYGRFPEVLTNMEFERLVCATGPTQGALITPSGSRPTSVAFIQCAGSRNHRFLPYCSVTCCTASIKEAMLVLEHEPNAHVTIFFNDIRTAGKSFESLLVRARERGVRFVKALPDRVERTQAHGPLTVHYRTALDPESQTLEADLVVLALGVQAPNADSRWVMRLAPQRDRDGFYREAFYWGGQIHSTVPGIFLVGGCHGPRDITQTVTEASAAAVQAAKWLRHITREPKMSDTP; translated from the coding sequence ATGAGCGGATCAGCCGGCAAGAGTTTCAATGAAATCCATGACCGAGATTTCGGGGTTCAGATTGTGCTGTGCCGCTGTCCGGAAAGACACGGGCATTTGGACCTGGATCTCGTCGCTCGGCAATTGCGCGCCGATGGCTTTGCGGTACGCGTCGTGGACACGCTGTGTGACCGCCAGAGCTTCCTCCAAGACGTCGTGACGCCCTTGAGAGAGCACCGAAAACGGCTCATTCTCGGAGCCTGTTCTTATTCTTTGATCGGCGACCTTTTGGAACAGACTTTGGGAGCCGAAGCGAATCTGTCCTGGAGCTTGATCGACCTCAAAGAAACCCGCGACGCACCGGCTCTTTGCGGCGCTATTCAAGCGCGCCTTCGGGCTGTGGAACAGGCCGCCTCGTCGCGAGGATCGGCGTTTCGTGGGCACGGCAACGCCCGCTCTTTGTTTCGCCCCCTTGGCGACAAGGCTCCTCGACGTGTTTTGGTGGTGGGCGGCGGCGTGGGAGGCTGTCAAGCGGCTTTGGACCTTGCCGGGATGAACATTCCGGTCACCGTGGTGGAAGCGGAGGATTCTTTGGGCGGCGCCATGGCTCGACTGGATAAAACCTTTCCCACGCTGGACTGTTCCATCTGCATTCTGGGACCTCGTCTCGTCGACACGGCGTCCCATCCCAACATCACCGTCTGGGCTTCCAGTCGAGTCCGAAGAATCAGCGGGCGCCCTGGTCATTTTCTGGCAGAAATCGAACATCGCCCACGCTACGTGGACATGACGCTGTGTTCGGGATGCGGTGCGTGTGCCGAAGTGTGCCCTGTCATTGTGCCCAGTGCTTGGAACGCCGGCCTTCGGCCTCGAAAAGCTATCGGGATCGTCTTTGAGCAGGCGGTCCCTTTGCGCGCCGCCATCGAAAAAGCCTATTGCATCGAGTGCGGCTTGTGCGTGAAGGCATGTGAACGGGAAGCCATACGCCTGGACGAGAAACCTCGAATCAGCCGCCTTCATGCGGCAGCCATCATCCTTTCGGAAGGGGCACGCCTTTTCGACGCGGCCCGCCTCGGCTCCTACGGATACGGTCGTTTTCCGGAAGTGCTCACTAACATGGAATTCGAACGCCTGGTGTGCGCCACGGGGCCCACCCAAGGCGCTCTGATCACCCCTTCCGGGTCGAGACCCACATCGGTGGCTTTCATTCAATGCGCCGGTTCTCGAAACCACCGATTCCTTCCCTATTGTTCCGTGACGTGTTGCACGGCAAGTATCAAGGAAGCCATGCTCGTCCTCGAACATGAACCGAACGCGCACGTGACCATTTTTTTCAACGACATTCGCACGGCGGGCAAGAGCTTTGAAAGCCTTCTGGTGCGGGCTCGCGAACGGGGTGTGCGTTTCGTGAAAGCCCTTCCGGACCGCGTGGAACGGACGCAAGCCCACGGACCGTTGACGGTGCATTATCGAACGGCCTTGGACCCTGAAAGCCAAACCCTCGAAGCCGATTTGGTGGTTTTGGCCTTGGGGGTCCAGGCACCCAACGCGGATTCACGATGGGTTATGCGTTTGGCGCCGCAAAGAGATCGTGATGGGTTTTACCGGGAAGCTTTCTATTGGGGAGGCCAGATTCACAGCACGGTTCCCGGCAT
- a CDS encoding hydrogenase iron-sulfur subunit, producing MSAIGVYICHCGHNIAGVLDVEALRERVCDVVDVAVVKTHVFCCSEPGQKEIQEDIANHGLERVLVAACSPRLHEVTFRRTIAHAGLNPYLLEMANIREQCSWVHRGPEALEKALDLILMGVARLSRLIPLSDREVPVTRRGLVIGGGVGGMSAALELADCGIPVILVEKSERLGGHAARWRISPPETDPLSCFVRPLITRSLCHPRIRVLEGCTVEDVRGYVGHFTVSLRKTDGMERFTEDVGAIVVATGFEPYEPHVSRYPFVVLPHVLTSVQLEEMFSAKARDSGVLPSALQGVRSVAFLQCVGSRLEDEYPHCSRICCAVTLKQALALRALGLEVRVFHRDIRLYDKSQEEALYGLARRSGVLFHRGTVTAVEPHVSGRLLVAWHDEFLGEDFRVPVDRLVCAVGLRPRSDAESLRTTLRLASSPDGFLLESHPKLHPLESAVEGVFLGGSCQGPKDVRETVAASMGAAAKAYELLCQDVLRLDGMIAVIDQDRCIGCGVCATECPYQAVSLQEDAQGNLKAFVETAACKGCGVCAGACPSEAADHLGYSTEALKAVVDAALAHNPEEKILALCCHWCAYAGADAAGVSRLPYPANVRIVRVPCSGRVSVSLVLHAFAQGAGRVVVAGCHPPGDCHYISGNLRFESRIPRIRKALAKKGYDPNRFVCQWISATEGPQFQQLIRRLAEEMAFDVTDSHHQATESGTAPIEATGQENTH from the coding sequence ATGAGTGCCATCGGTGTCTATATCTGCCATTGCGGCCACAACATTGCGGGAGTCCTCGACGTGGAGGCTCTGCGCGAGCGCGTGTGCGATGTTGTTGACGTGGCGGTGGTCAAGACCCACGTGTTTTGTTGTTCCGAACCGGGCCAAAAGGAGATTCAGGAGGACATAGCCAACCACGGTTTGGAAAGAGTCTTGGTGGCGGCATGTTCGCCGAGGCTTCACGAAGTGACCTTTCGACGGACGATCGCCCACGCCGGCCTCAACCCTTATTTACTGGAAATGGCCAATATTCGGGAACAGTGTTCCTGGGTTCATCGCGGTCCCGAAGCTTTGGAAAAAGCCTTGGACCTGATCTTAATGGGCGTGGCTCGGCTTTCTCGGCTCATTCCTCTTTCAGACCGTGAAGTGCCGGTCACGCGACGTGGACTGGTTATCGGCGGCGGCGTCGGAGGTATGAGCGCCGCTCTGGAACTGGCGGACTGCGGTATTCCAGTGATTTTGGTCGAAAAGAGCGAAAGGCTGGGCGGCCACGCTGCACGTTGGCGAATAAGCCCCCCCGAAACTGACCCCCTTTCGTGTTTTGTTCGGCCTTTGATCACGCGTTCGCTGTGCCATCCTCGCATTCGCGTCCTTGAAGGCTGCACCGTAGAAGATGTTCGAGGCTACGTGGGGCATTTTACCGTCTCCTTGCGGAAAACCGACGGCATGGAGCGCTTCACTGAGGACGTGGGGGCCATCGTCGTGGCCACCGGCTTTGAACCCTACGAGCCGCACGTATCTCGTTACCCTTTTGTGGTCCTGCCCCACGTGCTGACTTCGGTACAGCTGGAAGAGATGTTCTCTGCAAAGGCCCGCGATTCAGGAGTCTTGCCTTCAGCCCTTCAAGGGGTGCGCTCCGTTGCTTTTCTTCAGTGTGTGGGATCCCGCCTGGAAGACGAGTATCCCCATTGCTCGCGCATCTGCTGCGCCGTGACCTTGAAACAAGCCCTGGCCCTCCGTGCCCTGGGCCTGGAGGTTCGAGTCTTTCACCGAGATATTCGACTCTACGACAAGAGCCAGGAAGAAGCGCTTTACGGACTGGCTCGGCGGTCCGGCGTCCTGTTTCATCGCGGCACAGTCACGGCGGTCGAGCCTCACGTATCGGGAAGGCTTCTCGTGGCGTGGCATGATGAGTTTCTTGGGGAAGATTTTCGGGTTCCCGTCGATCGATTGGTCTGTGCGGTGGGACTGCGGCCTCGTTCCGATGCTGAATCCCTGCGCACGACTCTTCGCCTGGCCTCAAGCCCGGACGGATTTTTGCTGGAATCTCACCCGAAACTGCATCCTTTGGAATCGGCCGTGGAAGGCGTATTCTTGGGGGGGTCTTGCCAAGGCCCCAAGGACGTTCGAGAAACCGTGGCGGCCTCTATGGGCGCCGCCGCCAAGGCTTATGAACTTTTGTGTCAGGATGTTCTACGATTGGACGGCATGATCGCCGTCATCGACCAGGACCGATGCATAGGCTGCGGTGTGTGCGCCACCGAATGCCCTTACCAGGCGGTGTCCTTGCAGGAAGACGCGCAAGGAAATCTGAAAGCTTTTGTGGAAACGGCGGCGTGTAAAGGCTGCGGTGTGTGCGCCGGGGCCTGTCCCTCAGAGGCGGCCGACCATTTGGGGTACTCGACCGAGGCTCTTAAAGCTGTTGTCGATGCGGCGCTGGCCCACAATCCGGAAGAAAAGATTCTGGCCCTGTGCTGCCATTGGTGCGCCTATGCCGGTGCCGATGCCGCCGGCGTTTCGCGCCTGCCCTACCCTGCCAACGTGCGCATTGTTCGCGTGCCCTGTTCGGGCCGTGTCAGTGTCTCCCTGGTGCTCCATGCTTTCGCCCAAGGTGCGGGCCGTGTCGTGGTAGCCGGCTGCCATCCTCCAGGGGACTGCCATTACATTTCAGGAAACCTGCGTTTTGAGAGCCGCATTCCACGGATTCGAAAAGCCCTGGCCAAGAAAGGCTATGATCCGAATCGCTTTGTCTGTCAGTGGATTTCAGCAACGGAGGGCCCTCAGTTTCAGCAGTTGATTCGACGTCTGGCCGAGGAGATGGCCTTCGATGTGACGGATTCGCACCATCAGGCGACCGAGAGCGGCACCGCACCCATTGAGGCGACAGGTCAGGAAAACACCCATTAA
- a CDS encoding 4Fe-4S dicluster domain-containing protein, with protein sequence MPQLCYKEKECEFFRVPTLLAERTHERMKLEDAHRIDYTVRFYHVTLSLHIDRERCIRCDLCSLACPREALRIDADEHGLQIYLDHHRCVLCEVCSYVCPVSAVSLRYKDHDKELLRRSDGLPSLPEKLCVHVDRCPHRCEVLEQEEDHWCRQQRRLVENRQGECPKYCFRCVQNCPRGVYRETHTGTSPDGTLCLRCEQCQDLCPYGSIEVQPLFRGTVFLDSNRCPEDCRRCIDVCPVKVIERREGRVTLLRDTCALCGACANVCHRDAVRVVREAVLVSHETASPLWDRIRDALTSALNPERDATESAPDCSSTAWSNIP encoded by the coding sequence ATGCCACAGCTATGCTACAAAGAAAAGGAATGTGAATTTTTTCGAGTGCCCACTCTTCTGGCGGAACGCACACACGAGCGCATGAAACTCGAAGACGCACACCGCATCGACTATACCGTTCGTTTTTATCATGTGACGCTGTCTTTGCACATCGACCGGGAGCGCTGTATTCGATGCGACCTCTGCTCCCTGGCCTGCCCTCGAGAAGCCTTGCGGATCGATGCGGATGAGCACGGCCTGCAGATTTATCTGGATCATCATCGATGTGTTCTATGTGAAGTCTGTTCTTATGTGTGTCCCGTGTCGGCCGTGTCGCTGCGTTACAAAGATCATGACAAAGAGCTCCTGCGCCGTTCCGACGGTTTGCCTTCTTTGCCGGAAAAGCTCTGCGTCCACGTTGATCGTTGCCCCCACCGCTGTGAGGTTTTGGAACAAGAAGAAGACCATTGGTGCCGTCAGCAGCGCCGCCTGGTGGAAAATCGCCAAGGGGAATGCCCCAAGTATTGCTTTCGGTGTGTGCAGAACTGCCCTCGAGGCGTGTATCGGGAAACGCACACGGGCACATCACCCGATGGCACTCTCTGCCTGCGCTGTGAACAGTGCCAGGACCTATGCCCTTACGGTTCCATCGAGGTACAGCCTCTTTTTCGTGGCACCGTGTTCTTGGATTCCAATCGATGCCCGGAAGATTGCAGGCGCTGTATCGATGTGTGTCCGGTCAAGGTCATTGAGCGCCGTGAAGGACGTGTCACGCTTCTTCGAGACACCTGCGCCCTGTGTGGGGCGTGTGCCAATGTGTGCCATCGAGACGCCGTGCGCGTGGTGCGTGAGGCCGTGCTCGTGTCACACGAGACCGCAAGCCCCTTGTGGGACCGAATCCGAGACGCTCTCACAAGCGCCCTGAACCCTGAGCGCGACGCGACGGAATCCGCACCGGATTGTTCGTCCACGGCATGGTCAAACATTCCATGA
- a CDS encoding PEP/pyruvate-binding domain-containing protein, whose product MPYETMVVSFEKADPSQIDKLGAKGAKLVEDFQNLRSDFPGMEHRISVPDGFILTTDAWRAFHDNGGCLPDGLFVAVTMALADLERRVGRRYGDTSGRMPLIVAVRGGAPVSLPGAISTILNVGLNDEIVTALIEAGEDEGFLLGTYLEALRMYGEVVLGIPYERFFEVLQKFHVGDEGSVPVDDLFPLIDAYKKVLLQSPVEGSAPPMEPDPLRQLRAAIESVFHSWMAETAVEARLSRSPKVPDDMGTAVIVQSMVFGNRDDHGCLGGVLFTRNPRTGAAAPLIEWAPKVQCDKIVSGKLRKELLHRKDLQERFPDVYELLMLVRDRLETRAKRPLDVEFTVEDRKLYILQRRPLRMTFSATARAMWDLVDEGKTTIQMASLIINTALEQPEKMLREGFRDYRVLAVGEPITDTADHGTLVFGTEEALELARQGRQVIMLRKRPYGETDLAVNHPNVRGIIRCDGNVTGHEAVSAVAYSKPYLINVTDVHGRPLLLVDEDRIELNPECTLAAYMGRDIFVDGERGIVGFTESHDFLMDRKIRKKLYVDWEYLREQFDQAGYHNLDYESLLDIHYQMELELAHYQRLETRIKEGDPTVSEKELMHAFGTYLAYIPERDRERTLALKDVRVDQFDLGPPLVYRGHRLGEEVLKILRALMLCTTWRTHWIHEIMVAKAMERGETEGDVIRDIFIKNRTMSVVKEFEAEGFHLMRVPHYYYLIFASNFEYDQDLDSVQVNPGLMKYAEKEVLARHFLSYLEQINPRLRKKLRIIQGEPPLGQGHARIVSIGLAIPDEDFNVVCRYLRTYLDQTKHGCPMTLQSAVAEGEFVDLYHVDPGFAPYPEFRIMREKSEDDAGQEPLYVIAFGRCSFGEFDGVVYGRNEYERLCRQVQEFQAFLKAKGMGSIVRPWQFEVDPYRRHSVIAAVGIRMKARDLRSVVSGLKEFLGIEAQTATCLEDLST is encoded by the coding sequence ATGCCCTACGAGACCATGGTGGTTTCTTTTGAAAAGGCGGACCCTTCCCAGATCGACAAACTGGGGGCTAAGGGAGCCAAACTGGTGGAAGATTTTCAAAATCTTCGATCGGATTTTCCTGGAATGGAACACCGCATCTCCGTTCCCGACGGATTCATTCTGACCACCGACGCCTGGCGTGCTTTTCACGACAACGGTGGATGCCTGCCGGACGGATTGTTTGTGGCCGTGACCATGGCCCTTGCCGACTTGGAACGGCGCGTGGGGCGCCGTTATGGCGACACCAGCGGCCGCATGCCTTTGATTGTCGCAGTGCGCGGCGGCGCTCCCGTGTCCTTGCCTGGGGCCATCAGCACGATCCTTAACGTGGGACTGAACGACGAAATCGTGACCGCTTTGATCGAAGCTGGGGAAGATGAAGGCTTTCTGTTGGGAACCTACCTGGAAGCTCTGCGCATGTACGGCGAAGTGGTGTTGGGAATTCCTTACGAACGCTTTTTTGAAGTGTTGCAAAAATTCCACGTGGGCGATGAGGGGTCCGTGCCTGTGGATGACCTTTTTCCCCTGATTGACGCCTACAAGAAAGTCCTGCTCCAATCCCCTGTGGAAGGATCGGCGCCTCCAATGGAACCGGATCCCCTGCGGCAACTTCGAGCGGCCATTGAAAGCGTGTTCCATTCCTGGATGGCCGAAACGGCCGTGGAAGCGCGGCTCAGCCGAAGTCCCAAGGTTCCGGATGACATGGGCACGGCGGTGATTGTGCAAAGTATGGTTTTTGGGAATCGTGACGACCATGGGTGCCTGGGGGGCGTTCTGTTCACGCGCAACCCGAGAACCGGAGCGGCCGCACCGCTCATCGAGTGGGCGCCCAAGGTACAATGCGACAAGATCGTGTCGGGAAAACTTCGCAAGGAACTCCTGCACAGAAAAGATTTGCAAGAGCGCTTTCCTGACGTCTACGAGCTGCTCATGCTCGTTCGAGATCGCCTGGAAACTCGGGCCAAAAGGCCTCTTGATGTGGAATTTACCGTGGAGGATCGCAAGCTCTACATCCTGCAGCGCCGTCCTTTACGCATGACCTTTTCCGCCACGGCCCGTGCCATGTGGGACTTGGTGGACGAAGGAAAAACCACCATCCAAATGGCTTCGCTCATTATCAACACGGCCCTGGAACAGCCGGAAAAAATGCTTCGCGAAGGCTTTCGAGACTATCGGGTGCTGGCCGTGGGGGAGCCCATCACGGACACGGCGGATCACGGCACCTTGGTTTTTGGAACGGAAGAGGCTTTGGAACTGGCCCGCCAAGGCCGACAGGTGATCATGCTTCGCAAAAGACCCTACGGAGAAACGGATCTGGCCGTCAATCATCCCAACGTGCGGGGCATCATTCGCTGCGACGGCAACGTCACCGGCCATGAAGCCGTCTCCGCCGTGGCCTACAGCAAACCTTACCTCATCAATGTGACGGATGTGCACGGGCGCCCTCTGCTTCTGGTGGATGAAGACCGCATCGAACTCAATCCCGAATGCACCCTGGCCGCCTACATGGGCCGCGACATCTTTGTGGACGGTGAACGCGGCATCGTGGGCTTTACGGAATCCCACGATTTTTTGATGGATCGAAAAATCCGAAAAAAACTCTACGTGGACTGGGAATACCTACGGGAGCAATTCGATCAAGCCGGCTATCACAACCTGGACTATGAGTCTCTGCTAGATATTCATTATCAGATGGAACTGGAGCTGGCCCACTATCAACGCTTGGAAACGCGCATCAAGGAGGGGGACCCGACCGTTTCCGAAAAGGAACTCATGCACGCCTTTGGAACCTACCTGGCCTACATTCCCGAAAGGGACCGTGAACGCACCTTGGCCCTCAAAGACGTCCGAGTGGATCAGTTCGACCTGGGGCCTCCCCTGGTGTATCGAGGACACCGGCTGGGCGAAGAGGTGCTGAAAATCCTCAGAGCCCTCATGCTCTGTACCACGTGGCGCACCCACTGGATTCACGAGATCATGGTAGCCAAGGCCATGGAACGCGGTGAAACCGAAGGGGATGTGATTCGGGACATCTTTATCAAAAACAGGACCATGAGCGTGGTCAAGGAGTTTGAAGCCGAAGGGTTTCATCTCATGCGCGTGCCCCATTACTACTACCTGATCTTTGCCAGTAATTTCGAATATGATCAGGATCTGGACAGCGTACAGGTCAATCCGGGCCTCATGAAGTATGCGGAAAAGGAAGTCCTGGCGCGCCATTTTTTGTCCTATCTGGAGCAAATCAACCCACGATTAAGAAAAAAATTGCGGATCATTCAAGGGGAACCGCCTTTGGGGCAAGGGCATGCGCGGATTGTGAGCATCGGGTTGGCCATTCCCGATGAAGACTTCAATGTGGTGTGTCGGTATTTGCGGACCTATCTGGATCAAACCAAACACGGCTGTCCGATGACCCTTCAAAGCGCCGTGGCCGAAGGGGAATTCGTGGACCTCTATCATGTGGATCCTGGATTTGCACCTTATCCCGAATTTCGCATCATGCGCGAAAAATCCGAGGACGATGCCGGTCAAGAGCCCCTCTATGTGATTGCCTTTGGTCGGTGTTCTTTTGGGGAATTCGACGGGGTCGTCTATGGCCGGAACGAGTACGAAAGACTGTGCCGGCAGGTCCAGGAATTTCAGGCCTTCCTGAAAGCCAAGGGCATGGGGTCGATTGTCCGGCCATGGCAGTTCGAAGTGGACCCGTACCGGCGCCATTCCGTCATTGCGGCCGTAGGAATCCGCATGAAGGCTCGAGACCTACGAAGCGTCGTGTCCGGGCTCAAGGAATTTCTCGGCATCGAAGCCCAAACCGCGACCTGCCTGGAAGATTTATCCACCTGA
- a CDS encoding beta-ketoacyl-ACP synthase III, with product MIRSAIAGIGSYVPPKVVTNDDLAQMMTTSDEWIQTRTGIRERRYADEGIKCSDLALEACRRALDDAQMTPADIDFLILATLSPDHHFPGTACYLQPKLGTGPIGCLDVRNQCTGFLYSLTVADALIRAGIYRNILIVGSEVHSSALDFSDRGRDVTVLFGDGAAAVVLSPSPSSDRGVLYTELHADGRFARALCMDIWDISKKPYLSEKTAASADIWPQMDGKTVFKHAVTRLCEVIQHTLDVNGLKGDDIKYVIPHQANMRINQMVAQRLGFPEEKFLHNMQRYGNTTAASIPLLLDETYRNGMLQAGDMLLLAAFGSGFTWGTAVVRWSR from the coding sequence ATGATCCGCAGCGCCATTGCCGGCATCGGTAGCTACGTTCCGCCGAAAGTGGTTACCAACGACGACCTGGCGCAGATGATGACCACCAGCGATGAATGGATTCAGACTCGAACGGGCATTCGAGAACGTCGCTACGCCGACGAAGGGATCAAGTGCTCGGATCTGGCTCTGGAAGCCTGCCGCAGAGCCCTTGACGACGCGCAGATGACGCCGGCGGACATCGATTTTCTCATTCTTGCCACCCTCAGCCCCGATCACCACTTTCCCGGCACGGCGTGTTACCTGCAGCCCAAACTGGGCACGGGCCCCATCGGTTGTTTGGATGTGCGCAATCAGTGCACCGGATTCCTGTATTCGCTGACGGTTGCCGACGCCCTGATTCGCGCCGGTATTTACCGTAACATATTGATCGTCGGCTCGGAAGTTCACAGCAGCGCTTTGGACTTTTCTGACCGAGGTCGCGATGTGACCGTGCTGTTTGGAGACGGTGCCGCTGCCGTGGTGCTTTCCCCCTCCCCTTCTTCGGACCGCGGTGTTCTGTACACGGAACTCCATGCCGACGGCCGCTTCGCCCGCGCTCTGTGCATGGATATCTGGGACATTTCAAAAAAGCCCTACCTTTCCGAAAAAACCGCAGCCAGCGCAGACATTTGGCCTCAAATGGATGGCAAAACCGTTTTCAAGCATGCGGTGACGCGCCTGTGCGAGGTCATTCAACACACTCTCGACGTCAACGGCCTCAAGGGCGACGACATCAAGTACGTCATTCCCCACCAGGCCAACATGCGCATCAATCAAATGGTGGCCCAAAGGCTTGGATTTCCCGAGGAGAAGTTTCTTCACAACATGCAGCGCTACGGCAACACCACGGCAGCTAGCATTCCTTTGCTCTTGGATGAAACCTACCGAAACGGCATGCTTCAAGCCGGAGACATGCTGCTTCTGGCGGCTTTTGGATCCGGGTTCACGTGGGGAACCGCCGTGGTGCGCTGGTCGCGTTAA
- a CDS encoding lysophospholipid acyltransferase family protein — translation MKSWSPDHPLLRHLPCWGASLLSAWHRTCRFHVVGKAHLHAALNRDPPGLLTTWHFAFPSVLYFFRHVNGILMVSRSQDGEWAARLAHCLGFQTVRGSSHRGGAEALRAMLRKIQDGYPAGLIADGSQGPPLRAQKGIVWLASVTGLPLVPLSLAADAAWRLPSWDRTLLPKPFARLVIAAGNPIHVPRRTAGQDLEPFRRLLETRLHGLTELAQECVSRAEVLAAVPRGGGWAEGFHNHGLVPERDKERRGYDPQRHCRHR, via the coding sequence ATGAAGAGTTGGTCGCCTGACCATCCGCTGCTGCGACATCTTCCTTGCTGGGGAGCGTCGCTCCTTTCGGCCTGGCATCGCACGTGCCGGTTTCACGTCGTGGGAAAGGCCCATCTTCACGCCGCGCTGAATCGGGATCCTCCCGGTCTTTTGACCACGTGGCACTTTGCCTTTCCTTCGGTGCTCTATTTTTTTCGGCACGTGAACGGAATCCTCATGGTCAGCCGATCCCAAGACGGGGAATGGGCCGCTAGGCTAGCCCATTGCCTGGGTTTTCAGACCGTTCGAGGATCTTCGCACCGTGGAGGGGCCGAAGCTCTGCGTGCCATGCTGCGAAAGATTCAAGACGGTTACCCTGCGGGACTCATTGCCGACGGTTCCCAGGGCCCGCCGCTTCGCGCCCAAAAAGGCATCGTGTGGCTCGCTTCCGTCACCGGACTTCCTCTAGTGCCCTTGAGCCTGGCCGCCGATGCGGCCTGGCGCCTGCCCAGCTGGGACCGGACTCTGCTTCCTAAACCTTTTGCGCGCCTTGTCATTGCCGCGGGTAACCCCATTCATGTGCCGCGCCGCACAGCCGGTCAAGACTTGGAACCCTTTCGACGTCTGTTGGAAACCCGTTTGCATGGGCTAACCGAGCTTGCCCAGGAGTGCGTGTCGCGCGCCGAGGTGCTTGCAGCGGTGCCTCGAGGCGGTGGATGGGCTGAAGGGTTTCACAACCACGGCCTGGTGCCAGAACGCGACAAAGAAAGGAGGGGCTATGATCCGCAGCGCCATTGCCGGCATCGGTAG
- the aroQ gene encoding type II 3-dehydroquinate dehydratase has product MKKVLVLHGVNLNMFGRRNARHYGTCTLAEIDRALVELGAALGVHVETFQTNQEGDLVERIHAALDDGTDAIVINAGAWTHYSYALRDALEILSIPVVEVHMSHIEAREPFRQQSVLAPVVSGCISGFGLQSYLLGLRAAVSLLARDETAP; this is encoded by the coding sequence ATGAAGAAGGTTTTGGTGCTCCACGGTGTCAATCTCAACATGTTTGGCCGAAGAAATGCTCGCCATTACGGCACATGCACGCTTGCAGAAATCGATCGCGCCTTGGTGGAGCTGGGAGCAGCACTAGGGGTGCATGTGGAGACGTTTCAAACCAACCAGGAAGGGGATCTGGTTGAACGCATTCACGCGGCGTTGGACGATGGCACCGACGCCATTGTGATCAATGCGGGGGCTTGGACCCATTACAGCTACGCCCTGAGAGACGCCTTGGAAATACTCTCCATTCCCGTCGTGGAAGTGCACATGTCCCACATCGAGGCACGGGAACCGTTTCGTCAGCAGTCGGTCTTGGCCCCTGTGGTCAGCGGGTGCATTTCGGGCTTTGGCCTTCAGAGCTATCTTCTAGGGCTTCGAGCCGCCGTGAGCTTGTTGGCACGGGATGAAACGGCGCCTTGA
- a CDS encoding shikimate kinase: protein MAVPQRLALIGFRASGKSTLGPVLAGFLDWVFVDMDEELTRSFGDSIAAWVERFGWERFRHEEAQLLERLSRQTHIVVATGGGVVESEINRKRLQKDFFTVWLRCRLETLCHRLAMDDKTTAQRPSLTGRSVVQETAEVLQQRNPWYAASAHLVLDVETLRLEDLARKILQSYEVSADFDRTVS, encoded by the coding sequence ATGGCTGTGCCCCAACGCCTTGCCCTGATCGGTTTTCGAGCTTCCGGTAAAAGCACACTTGGCCCTGTCCTGGCTGGGTTTTTGGATTGGGTCTTCGTGGATATGGACGAGGAACTAACGCGCTCCTTTGGCGATTCCATCGCCGCCTGGGTCGAGCGGTTCGGGTGGGAAAGGTTTCGTCACGAAGAAGCTCAGCTTCTGGAAAGACTTTCTCGACAAACCCACATTGTGGTGGCTACGGGAGGCGGCGTCGTGGAAAGCGAGATCAATCGAAAAAGATTGCAGAAAGACTTCTTCACCGTTTGGCTTCGCTGCCGTCTGGAAACTCTCTGCCATCGCCTCGCCATGGATGATAAGACGACGGCTCAAAGACCCTCGCTTACGGGCCGGTCCGTCGTCCAGGAGACCGCGGAAGTGCTTCAGCAAAGAAACCCTTGGTACGCGGCGTCCGCGCATCTAGTGCTCGACGTGGAAACCTTGCGTCTGGAAGATCTTGCGCGAAAGATTCTTCAAAGTTATGAAGTCTCGGCCGATTTTGACAGAACCGTTTCCTGA